The nucleotide window CGCCCCGAGGACTCTGAACCGCAGCCAGTCCGGATCGTCGGCCCGGTTCCCGCCGGCGGGCCGGAAGAACCCCTTGGGCGCCGCGTCCGCGCCCACGACGAGCACGACATCCGCGAGACCCGCCAGGATCTGGGCCCGCGCCGCGCCCACCGCCTGCGCCCCGGACGCACAGGCCGCGTACACACTCGTGACCCGGGCCCCCTGCCAACCCAGAGCCTTCGCGAAGGTCGCCCCCGCCACATACCCCGGATAACCGCCACGGACCGTGTCCGCGCCGACGATCGAGCTGACGTCCCGCCAGTCGACCCGCGCGTCGGCCAGCGCAGCCCGCGCGGCCGCCGTCCCGTACTCGACGAAACTTCTTCCCCACTTGCCCCACGGGTGCATGCCCGCGCCGAGCACCGCCACGTCCCGCGTCATGCCGTCACCCCCGTAGGCCGCCAGTGCCACGTCGTCCAGGTCGTCTCCGCGTCCTCGTTCAGCACGCCGGGGACGACCTCCACCTCCATGCCCACCGCCAGATCGGCGACGGCGACCCCGGGCACCGCCTGCCCGAGTACCACAATCCGCTCTGCGGCCAGTTCCACAGCGATCAACGCGTACGGCTGCCACGGAAGTTCCCGATCGGTCACATAGGGTGACGGAGGCCTGTAACGGCTGTCCGTGTACGACCACACGCGGCCGCGCCGGGACAGCCGCAGCTCCTCCAGGACGCCGCCCGCACAGGCCGGATTGCGGCAGAAGACGTCCTCGCGGGGAAAGAACACCGAGGCACACGCCGAACAGCGTGTGCCGAGCAGACGGAAGTCGTCACCCTCCCCGTCGAACCAACCGGTGACCACAGGTGTGCGCGTACGAGACAAGAACCCTCCCCGGCACCAGAGTCTGACGGGACGTCAGGAGTGTGCCACGAGGCGCGACAATTGGGCAGAGCCTCCGGGGAGAACCAACAGGGCCCTCCCGGCGTCGGAGTATCGGGAGGGGCGGCCGGGGTCCACGGGGGTGGTTCCGGCCGCCTCTTGCCGCACACCCGTCACAAAGGCCGTTGGCGCATTGAGCCGCCCCGGCAAGACGACCAGCAGATGATCGGATACAGTCCGCCGCGTGTCCGCAACCCAACACCCAACCGCCAACT belongs to Streptomyces graminofaciens and includes:
- a CDS encoding Zn-ribbon domain-containing OB-fold protein, with the translated sequence MVTGWFDGEGDDFRLLGTRCSACASVFFPREDVFCRNPACAGGVLEELRLSRRGRVWSYTDSRYRPPSPYVTDRELPWQPYALIAVELAAERIVVLGQAVPGVAVADLAVGMEVEVVPGVLNEDAETTWTTWHWRPTGVTA